One Parafrankia irregularis DNA window includes the following coding sequences:
- a CDS encoding RNA polymerase sigma factor: protein MSPTVLPREAQVDEVKDLITRGKEIGFLTTEDVTVAIQAAELPPEQAETVLQVLNDEGIEVLEAGGENADEADLLARRRREEEELALKAPTSDPVRMYLKEIGKVPLLTAEEEVDLAKRIEAGLFASEKLAVATKKTSPQMRRDLEAIERDGQIAKRKLVEANLRLVVSIAKRYVGRGMLFLDLIQEGNLGLIRAVEKFDYTKGYKFSTYATWWIRQAITRAIADQARTIRIPVHMVETINKLIRIQRQLLQDLGREPSPEEIAKEMDLTPDKVREILKVSQEPVSLETPIGEEEDSHLGDFIEDCDAVVPVDAASFILLQEQLDSVLHTLSDREKKVIQLRFGLTDGHPRTLEEVGREFGVTRERIRQIESKTLSKLRHPSRSQKLRDYLE from the coding sequence ATGAGTCCTACCGTCCTACCCCGCGAGGCCCAGGTGGACGAGGTCAAGGACCTCATCACCCGTGGCAAGGAGATCGGTTTCCTCACCACTGAGGACGTCACGGTCGCGATCCAGGCGGCCGAGTTGCCCCCTGAGCAGGCCGAGACGGTCCTGCAGGTGCTCAACGACGAGGGCATCGAGGTGCTCGAGGCCGGGGGCGAGAACGCCGACGAGGCGGATCTGCTGGCCCGTCGGCGTCGCGAGGAGGAGGAGCTCGCGCTCAAGGCCCCGACCTCCGACCCGGTACGGATGTACCTCAAGGAGATCGGCAAGGTCCCGCTGCTCACCGCGGAGGAGGAGGTCGACCTCGCCAAGCGGATCGAGGCGGGTCTGTTCGCCTCCGAGAAGCTCGCGGTGGCGACGAAGAAGACCTCCCCGCAGATGCGCCGGGACCTGGAGGCCATCGAGCGGGACGGGCAGATCGCCAAGCGGAAGCTCGTCGAGGCGAACCTGCGGCTCGTCGTCTCGATCGCCAAGCGCTATGTCGGGCGCGGCATGCTCTTCCTGGACCTGATCCAGGAGGGCAACCTCGGTCTCATCCGGGCGGTCGAGAAGTTCGACTACACCAAGGGCTACAAGTTCTCCACCTACGCCACCTGGTGGATCCGGCAGGCCATCACCCGCGCCATCGCGGACCAGGCCCGGACGATCCGTATCCCGGTGCACATGGTCGAGACGATCAACAAGCTGATCCGCATCCAGCGGCAGCTCCTCCAGGACCTCGGCCGGGAGCCGAGCCCGGAGGAGATCGCCAAGGAGATGGACCTCACGCCGGACAAGGTCCGGGAGATCCTGAAGGTCTCCCAGGAGCCGGTCTCGCTGGAGACGCCGATCGGTGAGGAGGAGGACTCTCACCTCGGCGACTTCATCGAGGACTGCGACGCGGTCGTCCCGGTGGACGCGGCCAGCTTCATCCTCCTGCAGGAACAGCTCGACTCCGTGCTGCACACTCTCTCCGACCGGGAGAAGAAGGTGATCCAGCTCCGGTTCGGCCTGACGGACGGCCACCCGCGGACGCTGGAGGAGGTGGGTCGCGAGTTCGGGGTGACCCGCGAGCGCATCCGGCAGATCGAGTCCAAGACGCTGTCCAAGCTGCGTCACCCCTCGCGGTCGCAGAAGCTGCGCGACTACCTGGAGTAG
- the dnaG gene encoding DNA primase produces MAGRIRDADIALVRERSPIADIVGDHVQLRPVGGGSLVGLCPFHDEKSPSFNVRPSVGFFHCFGCNEGGDVYAFVRKIDGLSFPEAVERLARRAGITLTYEGGGPTSRAVTSQRQRLLDAHRLATEFYVEQLYSSPDARAGWEFLASRGFDRSAAERFGLGYAPASWDALTRHLLARRFTAEELELGGLAKRGGRGGLIDRFHHRLLWPIRDLGGEVVGFGGRRLAEGSDAGPKYLNTAETPLFKKARLLYGADLARRDIARRYQVVVVEGYTDVMACHLSGVTTAVASCGTSFGSDHVAIVRRLLMDSDSRTGEVIFTFDGDQAGQAAALRAFEFEERFVTQTFVAVQPDGLDPCDLWTQRGDAAVRDLVAARQPLFEFAIRGAIDRYDLNTTEGRLAALDAAAPLVNRLKDAGIRHRYAVNLDRWLGFLDERFVVERVAAHRSRAQGSPGAPGSSGVQGSSSAPGSSGAHGSTRARGGSGADGTAAAASARRGSEPAPDEATAIVERETLKLALQHPGLAGPMFDTLAAELFTVPVHRAVRELIATAGGVCAGLYAAGDPSGWVAAVVAAAPDEELRRFVLALAVEGVLCDHDVDDRYVDDQMSRVQELHVTRRIREVKSRVQRLNPTSDSDAFNRAFGELIALEQHKLQLRERGVGAA; encoded by the coding sequence GTGGCCGGACGCATCCGCGACGCCGACATCGCTCTCGTCCGGGAGCGGTCACCCATCGCGGACATCGTCGGTGATCATGTTCAGCTCCGTCCGGTCGGTGGCGGCAGCCTCGTCGGGCTGTGCCCCTTCCACGACGAGAAGTCGCCGTCGTTCAACGTGCGACCATCGGTCGGCTTCTTCCACTGTTTCGGCTGTAACGAGGGTGGAGACGTCTACGCCTTCGTCCGCAAGATCGACGGTCTCAGTTTCCCGGAGGCGGTGGAGCGGCTCGCGCGCCGGGCCGGGATCACCCTGACCTACGAGGGTGGCGGGCCGACCAGCCGGGCGGTCACGAGCCAGCGGCAGCGGCTGCTGGACGCGCACCGGTTGGCCACCGAGTTCTACGTCGAGCAGCTCTACTCCTCGCCGGATGCGCGCGCGGGCTGGGAGTTCCTGGCTTCGCGGGGCTTCGACCGGTCGGCGGCCGAACGGTTCGGCCTTGGTTACGCCCCGGCGTCATGGGACGCGCTGACCCGGCACCTGCTCGCCCGCCGATTCACCGCGGAGGAGCTGGAACTGGGCGGGCTGGCCAAGCGCGGTGGTCGTGGCGGCCTCATCGACCGCTTCCATCACCGGCTGCTGTGGCCGATCCGTGATCTCGGTGGGGAGGTCGTCGGCTTCGGTGGCCGGCGGCTCGCCGAGGGTTCCGACGCCGGGCCGAAGTACCTCAACACGGCCGAGACGCCTCTGTTCAAGAAGGCCAGGCTCCTCTACGGCGCCGACCTGGCCAGGCGCGACATCGCGCGCCGCTACCAGGTGGTCGTCGTCGAGGGGTACACCGATGTCATGGCCTGCCACCTGTCCGGTGTGACGACGGCGGTCGCGAGCTGTGGGACGTCGTTCGGCAGCGACCATGTCGCCATCGTCCGCCGTCTCCTGATGGATTCGGACAGCCGTACCGGCGAGGTGATCTTCACCTTCGACGGTGACCAGGCCGGTCAGGCCGCCGCGCTGCGGGCCTTCGAGTTCGAGGAGCGGTTCGTCACCCAGACCTTCGTCGCGGTGCAGCCGGACGGTCTTGATCCGTGCGACCTGTGGACCCAGCGCGGGGACGCGGCCGTGCGTGATCTCGTGGCGGCCAGACAGCCGCTCTTCGAGTTCGCGATCCGCGGTGCGATCGACCGCTACGACCTCAACACCACGGAAGGCCGGCTGGCGGCGCTCGACGCGGCCGCCCCGCTGGTCAACCGGCTCAAGGACGCCGGCATCCGGCACCGGTACGCGGTGAACCTGGACCGTTGGCTCGGCTTCCTGGACGAGAGGTTCGTGGTCGAGCGGGTAGCCGCGCACCGTTCCCGGGCACAGGGGAGTCCGGGGGCACCGGGGAGTTCGGGGGTACAGGGGAGTTCGAGCGCGCCGGGCAGCTCAGGCGCGCACGGGAGCACCAGGGCACGCGGGGGCTCCGGGGCGGACGGCACGGCGGCGGCCGCCTCGGCGCGTCGTGGGTCCGAACCCGCGCCCGACGAGGCAACCGCCATCGTCGAGCGCGAGACACTCAAGCTCGCCCTGCAGCACCCGGGGCTGGCCGGCCCGATGTTCGACACCCTCGCCGCGGAGCTGTTCACTGTTCCTGTGCACCGTGCGGTCCGTGAACTGATCGCCACGGCCGGTGGGGTTTGTGCGGGCCTGTATGCGGCCGGGGACCCGTCGGGCTGGGTCGCGGCGGTGGTCGCCGCGGCGCCCGACGAGGAGCTGCGGCGGTTCGTTCTCGCGCTCGCGGTGGAGGGGGTGCTGTGCGACCACGATGTTGACGACCGTTATGTCGACGATCAGATGTCGCGTGTCCAGGAGCTGCATGTGACCCGTCGGATCAGGGAAGTCAAGTCGCGGGTGCAGCGGCTGAACCCCACCTCCGACTCTGATGCCTTCAACCGTGCGTTCGGCGAGCTGATTGCTTTGGAACAGCACAAGCTCCAACTCCGGGAGCGGGGCGTAGGTGCCGCGTAA
- a CDS encoding PH domain-containing protein, producing the protein MPRLQLPDPALRDTKYLASQERLVMMVRLHWAIMLPIFGQTLGAVLLALVANILLAMQGIDTGPITTVLWYFALFMILRMLWKIADWHFDHLMITDKRLLKVSGIVFRKVQTMPLSKITDLTYNRDPLGRLLGYGEFVVESAGQDQALSKISFLPRPDRLYLTLVDMTFGGGPSPAGDD; encoded by the coding sequence GTGCCGAGACTCCAGCTTCCCGACCCAGCGCTGCGGGACACCAAGTACCTGGCTTCCCAGGAGCGCCTGGTCATGATGGTGCGCCTGCACTGGGCGATCATGCTGCCGATCTTCGGGCAGACACTGGGCGCGGTACTGCTGGCCCTCGTCGCGAACATCCTCCTGGCCATGCAGGGCATCGACACCGGGCCCATCACCACGGTGCTGTGGTACTTCGCCCTCTTCATGATCCTCCGGATGCTCTGGAAGATCGCGGACTGGCACTTCGACCACCTGATGATCACAGACAAGCGTCTGCTGAAGGTGTCGGGGATCGTCTTCCGGAAGGTCCAGACGATGCCCCTGTCGAAGATCACCGACCTCACCTACAACCGGGACCCGCTCGGGCGGCTCCTGGGCTATGGCGAGTTCGTCGTCGAGTCCGCTGGTCAGGACCAGGCTCTCTCGAAGATCAGTTTCCTTCCGCGGCCGGACCGGCTCTATCTCACCCTGGTCGACATGACCTTCGGTGGTGGGCCGTCACCGGCCGGTGACGACTGA
- a CDS encoding transketolase produces the protein MATPVSEVVGVADLETVRELAQQLRVDSVRSSTSAGSGHPTSSMSAADVMAVLLTRHLRYDWDNPDDPANDHLIFSKGHASPLIYSMFKAVGVISDEELMTGYRRLGQRLQGHPTPILPWVDVATGSLGQGLPDAVGVALAGKFLDKAPYRVWVVCGDSEMAEGSMWEALDKASYYGLSNLVAIVDVNRLGQRGPTELGWDMEAYARRVEAFGARAVVIDGHDLGVIDAALADAEDAARPTVILARTRKGDGFSEVADAEGWHGKPLPEDMAARAIVELGGERNLRVRGPVPSADLPRPTPAPRPAITLPTYELGAKIATRRAYGQALAAVGAWKNVVALDAEVSNSTYSEDFTKVHPDRFFEIFIAEQQLVAAAVGLSVRGYVPFASTFAAFFSRAYDFIRMAAISQADIRLSGSHAGVEIGPDGPSQMALEDLAMMRAIGGSTVLYPSDATSTAKLVEVMAGLSGISYLRTTRGAYPVLYGPDEQFVPGGSKVLRSSDADTVTLIGAGVTLHHCLAAADVLASEGVAARVIDLYSIKPVDAATLAEAARATGGRLVVVEDHYTEGGIGGAVLEGLAGVLRDGSVSLRLAHLAVTELPGSGTPDELLDFAGISTPHIVEAARGLLR, from the coding sequence GTGGCAACTCCCGTGTCCGAAGTGGTTGGAGTCGCCGACCTGGAGACGGTTCGGGAACTCGCGCAGCAGCTGCGAGTCGACTCGGTACGTAGCAGCACCTCGGCGGGTTCCGGTCATCCGACCTCCTCCATGTCTGCCGCGGATGTCATGGCGGTGCTGCTCACACGCCATCTCCGGTACGACTGGGACAACCCGGACGACCCCGCGAACGATCACCTGATCTTCTCCAAGGGGCATGCCTCACCGCTGATCTACTCGATGTTCAAGGCCGTCGGCGTGATCTCCGATGAGGAGCTCATGACCGGGTACCGCCGTCTGGGCCAGCGCCTGCAGGGCCACCCGACCCCGATCCTGCCCTGGGTGGACGTCGCGACCGGATCGCTGGGCCAGGGCCTGCCCGACGCGGTCGGCGTCGCGCTCGCCGGCAAGTTCCTGGACAAGGCGCCCTACCGGGTCTGGGTGGTCTGCGGCGACAGCGAGATGGCCGAGGGCTCCATGTGGGAGGCGCTGGACAAGGCCTCGTACTACGGCCTGTCCAACCTCGTCGCGATCGTGGACGTCAACCGGCTCGGCCAGCGCGGGCCCACCGAGCTGGGCTGGGACATGGAGGCCTACGCCCGCCGGGTCGAGGCCTTCGGCGCCCGGGCGGTCGTGATCGACGGTCATGATCTGGGCGTGATCGACGCGGCGCTGGCCGACGCCGAGGACGCGGCCCGGCCCACGGTGATCCTGGCCCGCACCCGCAAGGGCGACGGCTTCTCCGAGGTGGCCGACGCCGAGGGGTGGCACGGCAAGCCGCTGCCGGAGGACATGGCCGCCCGCGCGATCGTCGAGCTGGGCGGTGAGCGCAACCTGCGGGTGCGCGGCCCGGTGCCGTCGGCGGACCTGCCCCGGCCCACGCCGGCGCCCCGCCCGGCGATCACCCTGCCGACCTACGAGCTCGGTGCCAAGATCGCCACCAGGCGGGCCTACGGGCAGGCACTGGCCGCGGTCGGCGCGTGGAAGAACGTGGTGGCCCTCGACGCCGAGGTCAGCAACTCGACCTACTCCGAGGACTTCACCAAGGTCCACCCGGACCGCTTCTTCGAGATCTTCATCGCGGAGCAGCAGCTGGTCGCCGCGGCCGTCGGCCTCTCGGTGCGCGGCTACGTCCCGTTCGCATCGACGTTCGCGGCGTTCTTCTCCCGCGCCTACGACTTCATCCGGATGGCGGCCATTTCGCAGGCCGACATCCGTCTCTCCGGGTCGCACGCCGGCGTGGAGATCGGTCCCGACGGGCCGTCGCAGATGGCGCTGGAGGACCTCGCGATGATGCGGGCGATCGGCGGCTCGACCGTCCTCTACCCGAGTGACGCGACGTCCACCGCGAAGCTGGTGGAGGTGATGGCCGGGCTCTCGGGCATCAGCTACCTGCGGACCACCCGTGGTGCCTACCCGGTGCTCTATGGGCCGGACGAGCAGTTCGTGCCCGGTGGTTCGAAGGTCCTGCGCAGCTCGGACGCCGACACCGTGACGCTGATCGGTGCCGGCGTCACCCTGCACCACTGCCTGGCCGCGGCGGATGTCCTCGCGTCGGAGGGGGTCGCGGCGCGGGTGATCGACCTGTACTCGATCAAGCCGGTCGACGCCGCCACGCTCGCCGAGGCCGCGCGGGCGACCGGCGGGCGGCTGGTCGTGGTCGAGGACCACTACACCGAGGGCGGTATCGGCGGCGCCGTGCTGGAAGGGCTCGCGGGAGTCCTGCGGGACGGAAGCGTGTCCCTGCGGCTCGCGCACCTGGCGGTCACCGAGCTGCCCGGCTCCGGCACCCCTGACGAGCTGCTGGACTTCGCCGGCATCTCCACGCCGCACATCGTGGAAGCCGCGCGCGGCCTGCTGCGCTGA
- a CDS encoding YdcF family protein: protein MDLSFRRLLPRPPSAAWFRVPWWRWAVRIVLMGVALLLVGSAVTFGQVWWVGRGDDRRASDTLIVLGASQYDGRPSAILTARLDHALELYRAGVAPRVITVGGNQPGDRFTEAEVAATYLRDHGVPAGAVLAVPQGRDTLSSMIAVASLMDSRHWGSAVVVTDRWHSLRSRTIAADLGIAAVASPSTGGPANRGFGTQVHYILREGIGYRFYQLFHRASPAAAHTPAV, encoded by the coding sequence GTGGACCTGTCCTTTCGGCGGCTTCTGCCCCGTCCGCCCTCGGCGGCCTGGTTTCGGGTGCCGTGGTGGCGCTGGGCGGTGCGCATCGTCCTGATGGGCGTCGCACTTCTGCTCGTGGGCTCTGCTGTGACCTTCGGGCAGGTGTGGTGGGTCGGGCGCGGCGACGACCGCCGGGCCTCCGACACGTTGATCGTCCTCGGCGCGTCGCAGTACGACGGTCGGCCGTCGGCGATCCTCACCGCGCGCCTGGACCATGCGCTCGAGCTCTACCGTGCGGGTGTGGCGCCGCGCGTCATCACGGTGGGCGGGAACCAGCCGGGCGACCGTTTCACCGAGGCGGAGGTCGCCGCGACCTACCTGCGTGACCACGGGGTTCCGGCCGGTGCCGTGCTGGCGGTTCCGCAGGGCAGGGACACGCTGTCGTCGATGATCGCGGTGGCCAGTCTGATGGACAGCCGGCACTGGGGGTCGGCGGTGGTGGTGACCGACCGCTGGCACAGCCTCCGGTCCCGCACCATCGCCGCCGATCTCGGCATCGCGGCGGTGGCGTCGCCCTCGACCGGAGGGCCGGCGAACCGGGGCTTCGGCACGCAGGTCCACTACATCCTGCGTGAGGGCATCGGCTATCGCTTCTACCAGCTCTTTCACCGTGCCTCGCCGGCCGCGGCGCACACCCCGGCGGTCTGA
- a CDS encoding glycine--tRNA ligase: protein MLTMQDALLTLTRYWTERGCMIVQPFNTEVGAGTHNPATILRVLGGEPWRVAYVEPSVRPDDSRYGFNPNRLQTHTQFQVILKPDPGDPQELYLGSLRALGIDTAAHDVRFVEDNWASPALGAWGLGWEVWLDGQEITQFTYFQQAGGQSLDPVSVEITYGIERILMALQEVRHFTEIAYAPGVSYGEVFGQSEYEMSRYYLDEADIDTVRRMYAEFAAEARRLIDARLPVPAHTYVLKCSHAFNILDSRGAVSTTERATSFTQMRGMSREVAALWRDRRVELGSPLGETPRPAAATPAVVDPAVVPTGPATLLFEIGVEELPAAEVTRQTEAVRAALVERLAATRLTHGEVLVRGTPRRIVAVVADVAPREPDVERVVRGPRRAAAYDAAGEPTKAATGFVRGQGGDVADLTVVEYRGVEHVALVRTDVGRPATEVLAEVLGTVLAGLRAERNMRWNDPELSFSRPVRWVVALLGAAVVPVAVSTLAAGATSRGHRRAGSPPIEVAGADGYADLLAGHSVLLDPATRRELIVDEAAKLAAEHQGTIDLDLEGDVLAEVTNLVEYPRPVLGSFEQRYLELPAEILTTVMHKHQRYLVVRDAAGALLPCFVTIADGAVDVPLVRAGNEAVLRARFEDAAFFFDADLKVPLATFRAGLAKLTFEQRLGSVADRADRIARLAGVLADRLGTGEGAATSGGTATSGGLPPQDRATLDRAGALAKFDLATQMVIELSSLAGTMAREYARRAGEPEAVAVALYEMELPRRAGGVLPQTVPGALLALADRLDLLAGLFALDAAPTGSSDPFGLRRAALGVTAILAQRPELAGLAVADMLAEAAKLIPVPMSQEALEQADAFVRGRFTQQLLDTGVDHRLVAAVAPLTARPARAASTVAELRVLVEDPSFARLAAAVGRIRRIVPADTAPGIAIADLVDPVDHRLAQAATELSRQLVVRTSGRAPELVDFVAAAAALPEAVEAFFDGVMVMAEEPALRAARLGLLAEIRDVAGEVLDWDALGALPTASAGAVDAS, encoded by the coding sequence ATGCTGACCATGCAGGACGCCCTGCTGACGTTGACCCGCTACTGGACCGAGCGCGGCTGCATGATCGTGCAGCCGTTCAACACCGAGGTCGGCGCCGGTACGCACAACCCGGCGACCATCCTCCGGGTGCTGGGCGGCGAGCCGTGGCGGGTCGCCTACGTCGAGCCCTCGGTGCGTCCGGACGACTCCCGGTACGGGTTCAACCCGAACCGGCTGCAGACCCACACCCAGTTCCAGGTGATCCTCAAGCCCGACCCGGGCGACCCGCAGGAGCTCTACCTGGGCAGCCTGCGCGCGCTGGGCATCGACACCGCGGCGCACGACGTGCGCTTCGTCGAGGACAACTGGGCCTCACCGGCGCTGGGCGCCTGGGGCCTCGGCTGGGAGGTCTGGCTCGACGGCCAGGAGATCACCCAGTTCACCTACTTCCAGCAGGCCGGAGGCCAGTCCCTCGACCCGGTGAGCGTCGAGATCACCTACGGGATCGAGCGCATCCTGATGGCGCTGCAGGAGGTCCGGCACTTCACCGAGATCGCGTACGCGCCCGGGGTGTCCTACGGCGAGGTGTTCGGCCAGTCCGAGTACGAGATGTCCCGGTACTACCTGGACGAGGCGGACATCGACACGGTGCGCCGGATGTACGCCGAGTTCGCGGCCGAGGCACGCCGGCTCATCGACGCCCGGCTGCCGGTCCCCGCGCACACGTACGTGCTCAAGTGTTCGCACGCCTTCAACATCCTCGACTCCCGTGGCGCCGTCTCGACCACCGAGCGGGCCACCTCGTTCACCCAGATGCGTGGAATGTCGCGCGAGGTGGCCGCCCTGTGGCGGGACCGGCGCGTCGAGCTCGGCAGCCCGCTGGGCGAGACGCCCCGACCGGCCGCGGCGACCCCGGCCGTCGTCGACCCGGCGGTGGTGCCGACCGGGCCGGCCACCCTGCTGTTCGAGATCGGCGTCGAGGAGCTGCCGGCCGCCGAGGTGACCCGGCAGACCGAGGCCGTCCGCGCGGCGCTCGTCGAGCGGCTCGCGGCCACCCGCCTCACCCACGGCGAGGTGCTGGTGCGGGGGACCCCGCGGCGGATCGTCGCCGTCGTCGCCGACGTCGCGCCCCGGGAGCCGGACGTGGAGCGGGTCGTCCGCGGCCCGCGCCGCGCGGCCGCCTACGACGCGGCGGGTGAGCCGACGAAGGCGGCGACGGGCTTCGTCCGCGGGCAGGGCGGTGACGTGGCCGATCTGACCGTTGTCGAGTACCGCGGTGTCGAGCACGTCGCGCTGGTGCGTACCGACGTCGGCCGGCCCGCGACGGAGGTGCTCGCCGAGGTGCTCGGCACGGTGCTCGCCGGCCTGCGCGCCGAGCGGAACATGCGCTGGAACGACCCCGAGTTGTCCTTCAGTCGGCCGGTGCGCTGGGTGGTCGCGCTGCTCGGCGCCGCGGTGGTGCCGGTCGCCGTGTCCACGCTGGCCGCCGGCGCGACGTCGCGCGGTCATCGCCGCGCCGGTTCGCCGCCGATCGAGGTGGCGGGTGCCGACGGCTACGCGGACCTGCTCGCCGGGCACTCCGTCCTGCTCGACCCGGCCACCCGCCGCGAGCTGATCGTGGACGAGGCGGCGAAGCTCGCCGCCGAGCACCAGGGCACGATCGACCTCGACCTGGAGGGCGACGTCCTGGCCGAGGTGACGAACCTGGTGGAGTATCCGCGTCCGGTGCTGGGCTCGTTCGAACAGCGGTACCTCGAGCTGCCGGCGGAGATCCTCACCACGGTCATGCACAAGCACCAGCGGTACCTGGTGGTGCGTGACGCCGCCGGCGCGCTGCTGCCCTGCTTCGTGACGATCGCCGACGGGGCCGTCGACGTGCCGCTCGTGCGTGCGGGCAACGAGGCGGTGCTGCGCGCCCGGTTCGAGGACGCCGCGTTCTTCTTCGACGCCGATCTCAAGGTGCCGCTGGCGACGTTCCGCGCGGGGCTTGCGAAGCTCACCTTCGAACAGCGCCTCGGCTCGGTGGCCGACCGCGCGGACCGCATAGCCAGGCTGGCCGGAGTCCTCGCCGACCGGCTCGGCACCGGCGAGGGCGCCGCGACCAGCGGGGGCACCGCGACCAGCGGGGGCCTGCCCCCACAGGATCGGGCCACGCTGGACCGGGCAGGGGCGCTGGCCAAGTTCGACCTCGCCACCCAGATGGTGATCGAGCTGTCGAGCCTGGCCGGGACGATGGCCCGGGAGTACGCCCGCCGGGCCGGCGAGCCCGAGGCGGTGGCCGTGGCGCTCTACGAGATGGAGCTGCCGCGCCGTGCCGGCGGGGTGCTCCCGCAGACGGTGCCCGGCGCCCTGCTGGCGCTCGCCGACCGGCTCGACCTGCTGGCCGGGCTGTTCGCGCTCGACGCCGCGCCCACCGGCAGCTCGGACCCGTTCGGGCTGCGCCGGGCCGCGCTCGGGGTGACCGCCATCCTGGCGCAGCGCCCCGAGCTCGCCGGCCTCGCCGTGGCGGACATGCTGGCCGAGGCGGCGAAGCTGATCCCGGTCCCGATGTCACAGGAGGCCCTGGAGCAGGCGGACGCGTTCGTGCGCGGCCGTTTCACCCAGCAGCTTCTCGACACGGGGGTGGATCACCGGCTCGTCGCCGCCGTGGCGCCGCTGACCGCTCGACCGGCCCGCGCCGCCTCGACCGTGGCGGAGCTGCGCGTCCTGGTCGAGGACCCGTCGTTCGCGCGGCTCGCCGCCGCGGTCGGGCGGATCCGCCGGATCGTTCCGGCCGACACGGCGCCGGGCATCGCGATCGCGGATCTCGTCGACCCGGTCGACCACAGGCTGGCCCAGGCCGCGACCGAGCTGTCCCGTCAGCTGGTGGTCCGCACCTCCGGCCGGGCGCCGGAACTCGTCGACTTCGTCGCCGCCGCGGCCGCGCTGCCGGAGGCGGTCGAGGCGTTCTTCGACGGTGTGATGGTCATGGCCGAGGAGCCGGCGCTGCGTGCCGCGCGGCTCGGCCTGCTCGCCGAGATCCGTGATGTCGCGGGTGAGGTGCTGGACTGGGACGCGCTCGGCGCGCTGCCGACGGCCTCGGCGGGTGCCGTCGACGCCTCCTGA
- a CDS encoding antibiotic biosynthesis monooxygenase family protein: MPDHRPAAAAGPVVAAGAPVVAVLRFEVPEAAWSDFAAAGERVVAALAAQRGFRAARLGRSVDEPGAWLLVTEWAGPGAWRRALSAFDVRCELTPTLVWAQDAPGAFEVLYERDADGPAYSHDSALAPDAAVIAPGAGVRAGARAGGDNGVWSLDAR, from the coding sequence ATGCCTGACCACCGGCCGGCGGCCGCCGCGGGGCCTGTGGTGGCCGCCGGGGCTCCGGTGGTCGCGGTCCTCCGGTTCGAGGTGCCTGAAGCGGCCTGGTCCGATTTCGCCGCGGCCGGCGAGCGGGTGGTGGCCGCCCTGGCCGCGCAGCGCGGCTTCCGCGCCGCCCGGCTCGGCCGCAGCGTCGACGAGCCGGGCGCCTGGCTGCTGGTCACGGAATGGGCTGGTCCGGGCGCCTGGCGACGGGCGCTGTCCGCCTTCGACGTCCGGTGTGAGCTGACGCCCACGCTGGTCTGGGCCCAGGACGCCCCGGGCGCCTTCGAGGTCCTGTACGAACGCGACGCCGACGGGCCGGCCTACTCCCACGACTCGGCCCTCGCGCCGGACGCGGCGGTCATCGCCCCCGGCGCGGGCGTCCGCGCGGGGGCCCGCGCCGGAGGCGACAACGGCGTGTGGAGCCTGGACGCGCGGTAG
- a CDS encoding isoprenyl transferase — translation MSLREEVGRRFRDPRPHPSGAQPPPLPPALVPRHVGIVMDGNGRWAKLRGLPRTKGHEAGEDSLFDCVEGAIEMGVRWLSVYAFSTENWKRSPDEVAFLMRFTDGVFGRRIDDMHELGVRVRWAGRRPRLWGNVIRRLEAAEELTRDNDRLTLVMCVNYGGRAELADAAAAIARDVRDGRLRPERINEETVARYLDEPDMPDVDLLIRTSGEQRLSNFLLWQAAYAEFSFVPTLWPDFDRRDLWLACEEYARRDRRYGGVVAKHA, via the coding sequence GTGAGCCTGCGTGAAGAGGTGGGCAGACGGTTCCGCGATCCGCGTCCGCATCCGTCCGGAGCGCAGCCGCCGCCGTTGCCACCGGCCCTTGTCCCGCGTCATGTCGGGATTGTCATGGACGGCAACGGCCGCTGGGCGAAGCTGCGCGGCCTGCCCCGTACCAAGGGGCACGAGGCCGGTGAGGACTCGCTGTTCGACTGCGTCGAGGGCGCGATCGAGATGGGCGTGCGCTGGCTGTCGGTCTACGCGTTCTCGACCGAGAACTGGAAGCGCTCGCCGGACGAGGTGGCGTTCCTGATGCGCTTCACCGACGGTGTCTTCGGGCGGCGCATCGACGACATGCACGAGCTCGGTGTCCGCGTGCGCTGGGCCGGGCGGCGGCCCCGCCTGTGGGGGAACGTGATCCGGCGGCTGGAGGCGGCGGAGGAGCTCACCCGCGACAACGACCGGCTGACGCTGGTGATGTGCGTGAACTACGGCGGGCGCGCGGAGCTGGCGGACGCCGCCGCGGCGATCGCCCGGGACGTGCGCGACGGCCGCCTGCGCCCGGAACGCATCAACGAGGAGACGGTCGCCCGCTATCTGGACGAGCCCGACATGCCGGACGTCGACCTGCTGATCCGTACGTCGGGCGAGCAGCGGCTGAGCAACTTCCTGCTCTGGCAGGCGGCGTACGCGGAGTTCTCCTTCGTGCCCACCCTGTGGCCTGACTTCGACCGGCGCGATCTGTGGCTGGCCTGCGAGGAGTACGCCCGCCGCGACCGGCGCTACGGCGGCGTGGTCGCGAAGCATGCCTGA